In Pedobacter sp. SL55, the following proteins share a genomic window:
- a CDS encoding Sec-independent protein translocase subunit TatA/TatB translates to MLQTPLLAALGTTEIILIIVAILLLFGGKKIPELMRGLGKGMKEFKDGKDGVDSTTTDNTNKPQ, encoded by the coding sequence ATGTTACAAACACCACTATTAGCTGCGCTAGGCACAACCGAAATCATTTTAATTATTGTGGCAATTTTATTGCTTTTTGGGGGTAAAAAAATTCCAGAATTAATGCGTGGTTTAGGTAAGGGGATGAAAGAATTTAAAGACGGTAAAGACGGTGTAGATTCTACTACTACCGATAACACCAACAAACCTCAATAA
- a CDS encoding Sec-independent protein translocase subunit TatA/TatB, producing the protein MYSTPLLEFLNMGGGEMMLIVIAILLLFGGKKLPELARGLGKGIREFKDASEGVKREIHRNINSFDTDEEDRKADENRRYREPEVDNSHSIHDEPTVSTENQNATAFVDNKEDKEPKSSI; encoded by the coding sequence ATGTACAGCACGCCGTTATTAGAGTTTTTAAATATGGGAGGCGGTGAGATGATGCTCATCGTAATTGCAATACTTTTGTTATTTGGAGGTAAAAAATTGCCAGAATTAGCAAGAGGATTAGGGAAAGGAATTCGCGAGTTTAAAGATGCTTCTGAAGGAGTAAAAAGAGAAATCCATCGCAACATTAACTCTTTTGATACTGATGAAGAAGACAGGAAAGCAGATGAAAATCGTAGGTATCGCGAACCAGAAGTAGACAACTCACATTCTATCCATGATGAGCCTACGGTTAGCACAGAAAACCAAAACGCAACAGCTTTCGTAGATAATAAAGAAGACAAAGAACCAAAAAGTTCTATTTAA